GAGCATAATAATAATATAAATAATTAATAATAAATATGGAGGTTTTCAAATGTTTTTCAGTGTTAATAGACTAGTACTTATTGATGAAATTAATAAATGTAATAGGATCATTGATCCTAAAATTCCTACACCAAGTTTATCTGGAATATTATTAGAAGTAGAAGCTGATAAAATTTCTTTAGTTTCTTCTAATAGTTCTGTTTCAATTAAAACAGTAATTGATATGGGAAAAAGTGATTTACAAATTAAAGAAACTGGAAATATTTTAATTAGAGGTAAATATTTTTTAGAAATATTAAAAAGAATGGACGATGATATTATTAATATTTCAAGTGTTGAAAATAATTTAGTTTCTTTATCCGGAGAAAAATCAGAGTTTTCATTAAATATTTTAGATTTTAGTGATTATCCTAGCATTGGTTTTAGAGAAAAGGGAGATACTGTAACTGTTAACAATATTGATCTTAAAAAGAGTCTTAATCAAACAATTGTTTCTGTAAACGAATGAAATCAAAAAATAGTATTAGCTGGCCTAAACTTTTCTCTTGATAACTCAATGTTTTATATAACTGGTACTGATGGTTTTAGAGTTTCAAGAAAAAGAACAAATGTTTTAAATGAAATTCCTGAAAAATTTGAAACTAATATTCCACATAAGAGTATTTTAGAATTAATAAAATTACTTCCAGAAAAGGGAGAATGTAAAATTGTTTCAATAGATAGTCATGTAACGTTTATTATTAATAATACAATTTTTCAAACAACAATTTTAGAAGGACAATTTCCAAATGTTAATGCTGTATTTCCAACAGATTTTAATACAACATTATATATGGACAATAAAAAATTCTTTAAATTAATATCAAGAGCTGATATTCCAAGTGAAGATAATGCTTCAACAGTTGTGAATCTTATTTTAAATAATGATAGTATTTTTATTAAATCAAATATTCAT
This sequence is a window from Spiroplasma diminutum CUAS-1. Protein-coding genes within it:
- the dnaN gene encoding DNA polymerase III subunit beta, which encodes MFFSVNRLVLIDEINKCNRIIDPKIPTPSLSGILLEVEADKISLVSSNSSVSIKTVIDMGKSDLQIKETGNILIRGKYFLEILKRMDDDIINISSVENNLVSLSGEKSEFSLNILDFSDYPSIGFREKGDTVTVNNIDLKKSLNQTIVSVNEWNQKIVLAGLNFSLDNSMFYITGTDGFRVSRKRTNVLNEIPEKFETNIPHKSILELIKLLPEKGECKIVSIDSHVTFIINNTIFQTTILEGQFPNVNAVFPTDFNTTLYMDNKKFFKLISRADIPSEDNASTVVNLILNNDSIFIKSNIHQIGSFEEVFKEFELKGLDEQNICFNSKYLIDSLKTFETKNIEINLIDSKKPIVISSSEDMNLSQIILPMFSN